A genomic segment from Branchiostoma floridae strain S238N-H82 chromosome 7, Bfl_VNyyK, whole genome shotgun sequence encodes:
- the LOC118419548 gene encoding kelch-like protein 25 isoform X1, with translation MCRPTPLTSQETPHACLLNVDLPGLWTFATHEEFCSLSVDQLTEIISHDELDIKEEMTVWEAVVRWVQHSREDRLHHLPSILPHIRFNLLTSDDTAAILNHPLVRRDPGRSVIRNLVKETSNLPRRLGMDSLEMAVVFCTRTNEHEILYMNPRAGEYISGKYDFESLPDAQAITVTSNNDIYVLAKEPWESHSCLFQYNHTDDAWERAIPSPVCSPDRKNFAEHKKYLVEVNGILYYLCVVSTRSNKSLRVTKYSWETDQWQECSQLELGEGEGEQVILPCGPHIYFLMNTEMHRYNPYKDRWFKRTPPQIVPRLCTAAALRTEIFCADLYFREAMVYHTDSDHWQILKGWMDAGSVETAHTPHLFVLENQLYLYLERYDMALETIEDSFLFVYDKSSEAWSSRGLKPTIFEVGSTHVDMLSGPLCPVARMYLPWLEKKGIDRRLKEADKEEEECVVHMV, from the exons ATGTGCCGTCCCACACCCCTGACATCCCAAGAAACCCCCCATGCCTGTCTTTTGAATGTTGACCTGCCCGGTTTATGGACA TTTGCTACCCATGAGGAGTTCTGCAGTTTGAGTGTtgatcagctgactgagatcatcagccatgatGAGCTGGATATTAAAGAGGAGAtgacagtgtgggaggctgtggtgagatgggtgcagcacagcagggaggacag ACTTCACCACCTGCCCAgtatcctccctcacatccgcttcaacctgctgacctcagatgacacggcagccatcttgaatcACCCTCTGGTCAGGAGGGATCCTGGGAGGTCCGTCATCAGGAACTTGGTAAAGGAGACTTCCAACCTACCGAGGAGACTTGGGATGGACTCGCTGGAAATGGCTGTGGTTTTCTGTACAAG GACCAATGAACATGAGATCCTCTACATGAACCCTCGGGCAGGGGAGTACATCAGCGGCAAATATGATTTTGAGAGTCTGCCTGATGCCCAGGCCATAACAGTCACCAGCAACAACGATATTTACGTCCTGGCAAAAGAGCCGTGGGAAAGTCACTCGTGTCTGTTTCAGTACAACCACACAGACGATGCGTGGGAGCGTGCAATCCCATCGCCAGTGTGTAGTCCTGACCGAAAGAATTTTGCAGAGCACAAAAAGTACCTCGTTGAAGTCAATGGGATCTTATATTACCTTTGCGTGGTAAGTACAAGGAGCAATAAGTCATTGCGGGTCACAAAGTACAGCTGGGAAACAgaccagtggcaggagtgttcacagctggAGCTTGGCGAGGGAGAGGGTGAACAGGTAATATTGCCCTGTGGTCCGCACATCTATTTCCTCATGAACACAGAAATGCATCGCTACAACCCATACAAGGACCGCTGGTTCAAGCGCACGCCACCGCAAATCGTTCCTCGACTCTGCACAGCCGCTGCGCTCAGAACAGAGATCTTTTGTGCCGATCTTTACTTCAGGGAGGCCATGGTGTACCATACAGATTCAGACCATTGGCAGATTCTTAAAGGCTGGATGGATGCAGGAAGCGTTGAGACTGCCCATACGCCCCATCTCTTTGTCTTGGAGAACCAGCTGTACTTATACTTGGAACGCTATGACATGGCTTTAGAGACAATTGAAGACTCTTTCCTATTTGTGTATGACAAGTCCTCAGAAGCTTGGAGTTCTAGAGGTTTGAAGCCCACCATATTTGAAGTCGGCAGCACACACGTGGATATGTTGTCTGGTCCCTTGTGCCCTGTGGCACGCATGTACCTTCCATGGCTAGAGAAGAAGGGCATAGACAGAAG
- the LOC118419548 gene encoding kelch-like protein 25 isoform X2 — protein sequence MTVWEAVVRWVQHSREDRLHHLPSILPHIRFNLLTSDDTAAILNHPLVRRDPGRSVIRNLVKETSNLPRRLGMDSLEMAVVFCTRTNEHEILYMNPRAGEYISGKYDFESLPDAQAITVTSNNDIYVLAKEPWESHSCLFQYNHTDDAWERAIPSPVCSPDRKNFAEHKKYLVEVNGILYYLCVVSTRSNKSLRVTKYSWETDQWQECSQLELGEGEGEQVILPCGPHIYFLMNTEMHRYNPYKDRWFKRTPPQIVPRLCTAAALRTEIFCADLYFREAMVYHTDSDHWQILKGWMDAGSVETAHTPHLFVLENQLYLYLERYDMALETIEDSFLFVYDKSSEAWSSRGLKPTIFEVGSTHVDMLSGPLCPVARMYLPWLEKKGIDRRLKEADKEEEECVVHMV from the exons Atgacagtgtgggaggctgtggtgagatgggtgcagcacagcagggaggacag ACTTCACCACCTGCCCAgtatcctccctcacatccgcttcaacctgctgacctcagatgacacggcagccatcttgaatcACCCTCTGGTCAGGAGGGATCCTGGGAGGTCCGTCATCAGGAACTTGGTAAAGGAGACTTCCAACCTACCGAGGAGACTTGGGATGGACTCGCTGGAAATGGCTGTGGTTTTCTGTACAAG GACCAATGAACATGAGATCCTCTACATGAACCCTCGGGCAGGGGAGTACATCAGCGGCAAATATGATTTTGAGAGTCTGCCTGATGCCCAGGCCATAACAGTCACCAGCAACAACGATATTTACGTCCTGGCAAAAGAGCCGTGGGAAAGTCACTCGTGTCTGTTTCAGTACAACCACACAGACGATGCGTGGGAGCGTGCAATCCCATCGCCAGTGTGTAGTCCTGACCGAAAGAATTTTGCAGAGCACAAAAAGTACCTCGTTGAAGTCAATGGGATCTTATATTACCTTTGCGTGGTAAGTACAAGGAGCAATAAGTCATTGCGGGTCACAAAGTACAGCTGGGAAACAgaccagtggcaggagtgttcacagctggAGCTTGGCGAGGGAGAGGGTGAACAGGTAATATTGCCCTGTGGTCCGCACATCTATTTCCTCATGAACACAGAAATGCATCGCTACAACCCATACAAGGACCGCTGGTTCAAGCGCACGCCACCGCAAATCGTTCCTCGACTCTGCACAGCCGCTGCGCTCAGAACAGAGATCTTTTGTGCCGATCTTTACTTCAGGGAGGCCATGGTGTACCATACAGATTCAGACCATTGGCAGATTCTTAAAGGCTGGATGGATGCAGGAAGCGTTGAGACTGCCCATACGCCCCATCTCTTTGTCTTGGAGAACCAGCTGTACTTATACTTGGAACGCTATGACATGGCTTTAGAGACAATTGAAGACTCTTTCCTATTTGTGTATGACAAGTCCTCAGAAGCTTGGAGTTCTAGAGGTTTGAAGCCCACCATATTTGAAGTCGGCAGCACACACGTGGATATGTTGTCTGGTCCCTTGTGCCCTGTGGCACGCATGTACCTTCCATGGCTAGAGAAGAAGGGCATAGACAGAAG